One Prosthecobacter vanneervenii genomic window carries:
- a CDS encoding 3-dehydroquinate synthase, which produces MLEKKIRLEHTHRILFTREVFAPKNHTIRDLLKLDQPHKLPRVLVFVDQAVATANQDLIDDIMAYGHVHADTFTMVDDPIVIPGGEPCKNDFRLVECCWDAINEAALDRHSYVFVIGGGAALDLVCFAASTAHRGIRHVRFPTTTLSQGDGGVGVKNGVNYFGKKNWVGSFSVPYAVVNDFAFLESLHERERRNGIIEAIKVSLIRDRAFFEQIEAMADDLAALKQEALEKVIQRSAELHVEHIATGGDPFELGSARPLDFGHWAAHKLEQISKFSVTHGEAVAIGMAVDLVYSRMQGILDADTCERVLRLIERIGFATSSPHLMNTGRSGEPAILEGLEEFREHLGGELTVTLVPEIGTKLEVHEMNRVKILNAVMELQQRAA; this is translated from the coding sequence ATGTTGGAGAAAAAAATCAGGCTCGAGCACACCCACCGTATCTTGTTCACGAGAGAAGTCTTCGCGCCCAAGAACCACACCATCCGCGACCTCCTCAAACTCGACCAGCCGCACAAGCTGCCGCGCGTGCTCGTCTTTGTGGACCAGGCCGTCGCCACCGCCAATCAGGACCTGATCGACGACATCATGGCCTATGGCCACGTGCACGCCGACACCTTTACCATGGTGGACGACCCCATCGTCATTCCCGGCGGCGAGCCCTGCAAAAACGACTTCCGCCTCGTCGAGTGCTGCTGGGATGCCATCAACGAAGCCGCGCTGGACCGCCACAGCTACGTCTTCGTCATCGGCGGCGGCGCTGCGCTGGACCTCGTGTGCTTTGCCGCCAGCACCGCGCACCGCGGCATCCGCCATGTGCGCTTTCCCACCACCACGCTGAGCCAGGGAGACGGCGGCGTGGGCGTGAAGAATGGCGTGAACTACTTTGGCAAAAAGAACTGGGTCGGCAGCTTCTCCGTGCCCTACGCCGTGGTGAATGACTTCGCCTTCCTCGAATCCCTGCACGAGCGCGAACGCCGCAATGGCATCATCGAGGCCATCAAAGTCTCCCTCATTCGCGACCGCGCCTTCTTTGAGCAGATCGAGGCCATGGCCGACGACCTGGCCGCGCTGAAGCAGGAGGCGCTGGAAAAAGTCATCCAGCGCAGCGCCGAGCTGCATGTGGAGCATATCGCCACCGGCGGAGATCCCTTTGAGCTGGGCTCCGCCCGCCCGCTGGACTTTGGCCACTGGGCCGCACACAAGCTGGAGCAGATCTCCAAATTCTCCGTCACCCATGGCGAGGCCGTGGCCATCGGCATGGCCGTGGACCTCGTGTACTCCCGCATGCAGGGCATCCTGGATGCAGACACCTGCGAGCGCGTGCTGCGGCTGATCGAGCGCATCGGCTTTGCCACCTCATCGCCTCATCTGATGAACACCGGCCGCAGCGGCGAGCCTGCGATTCTTGAAGGACTGGAAGAATTCCGCGAGCATCTCGGCGGTGAACTCACCGTGACCCTGGTGCCGGAGATCGGCACCAAGCTGGAAGTGCATGAGATGAACCGTGTGAAGATTCTCAATGCGGTGATGGAGCTGCAGCAAAGAGCGGCTTAG